A stretch of the Paramormyrops kingsleyae isolate MSU_618 chromosome 16, PKINGS_0.4, whole genome shotgun sequence genome encodes the following:
- the LOC111837611 gene encoding gap junction beta-2 protein-like has translation MSWLTLYSQLTGVNKHSTSLGKVWLSVLLFFRIMILMLAAEKVWGDEKSEFSCNTLSPGCESVCYDHYFPISHIRLWCLQLIFVSTPALLVAMYVAYNKHGTKRVILRSGNENIEGDLKALKNKRLPITGQLWWIYFFSLLLRLLFEGGFMYALYTIYGSFYISRAVLCNVKPCENQANCYISRPTEKTIFTIFMVVSSSLCILLNLAELFYLIAKALIRSFQLSNRRQDCNHLASKFEETIPMEKQTSPKY, from the coding sequence ATGAGCTGGCTAACGCTGTACTCCCAGCTGACCGGAGTAAACAAACACTCTACCAGCCTTGGGAAGGTCTGGCTCTCTGTACTGTTATTCTTCCGTATCATGATTCTAATGCTGGCGGCTGAGAAAGTATGGGGAGATGAAAAATCAGAATTTTCATGCAACACGTTGAGCCCTGGTTGCGAAAGTGTCTGCTACGACCATTACTTCCCCATTTCACACATACGCCTGTGGTGCCTGCAGCTGATCTTCGTGTCCACGCCAGCTTTGCTTGTGGCCATGTACGTAGCATACAACAAGCATGGAACCAAAAGAGTTATTCTGCGCTCAGGCAATGAAAACATAGAGGGAGACCTGAAGGCTCTGAAGAATAAACGTCTGCCCATCACCGGACAGCTCTGGTGGATCTACTTTTTCAGCCTGCTTCTCCGGCTCCTGTTTGAGGGGGGCTTCATGTATGCCCTGTACACCATCTACGGTAGCTTCTACATCAGTCGAGCTGTGCTGTGCAATGTAAAGCCCTGTGAAAACCAAGCAAATTGCTATATTTCTCGTCCCACCGAAAAGACCATATTCACCATCTTCATGGTGGTGTCCTCAAGTCTATGTATTTTGCTCAACCTAGCTGAACTCTTCTACCTGATTGCTAAGGCACTGATACGGAGCTTTCAGCTCTCCAACAGAAGGCAGGATTGCAACCATTTAGCCAGTAAGTTTGAGGAGACGATTCCCATGGAAAAACAGACAAGTCCCAAATATTGA